In Babylonia areolata isolate BAREFJ2019XMU chromosome 10, ASM4173473v1, whole genome shotgun sequence, the following proteins share a genomic window:
- the LOC143286372 gene encoding uncharacterized protein LOC143286372: MVAWVWWGDEAVGFSYSKYLKVFGVQEPKGHFCDEYITSLDKVNETVLPPHSAFYANSKTKTSQRKNFLVWNNNMTTLQDFLVWYNNKDVVPFMQALQSHTDMYSRLGIDLLKDGISLPGITLKYLFQTLSPDVYFSLFNENQKELRTLLRDIIVRGPSIIFHRYHEKDKTFTSHNTEKPVQLVHGYDANALYLWAIMLNMPTEHPTVGRCETGFKAERTDVYGQQAREWQFGERVSDARKKGNLDLSDYFG, encoded by the exons ATGGTGGcctgggtgtggtggggtgatgaGGCTGTGGGCTTTTCATATTCAAAATATCTCAAAGTGTTTGGGGTGCAAGAACCGAAAGGACACTTTTGTGATGAGTACATAACCAGTTTGGACAAAGTAAATGAGACGGTGCTGCCTCCACACTCTGCCTTCTATGCAAACTCAAAAACGAAAACATCACAGAGAAAGA ATTTCTTGGTGTGGAACAACAATATGACTACTCTACAAGATTTCTTGGTGTGGTACAACAATAAGGATGTGGTTCCGTTCATGCAGGCCCTTCAATCCCACACTGACATGTATTCACGTTTAGGCATTGACCTTCTCAAAGACGGTATCTCTCTTCCAGGCATCACCCTTAAATATTTGTTCCAGACACTATCCCCCGATGTGTACTTTTCTCTCTTCAACGAAAACCAAAAAGAGCTGCGTACACTCTTGCGTGACATTATCGTTCGTGGCCCTTCCATCATTTTTCACAGATATCACGAAAAAGACAAAACATTCACTAGTCACAATACGGAAAAACCCGTTCAGTTGGTTCACGGTTACGATGCCAATGCGCTTTATCTCTGGGCCATCATGCTAAACATGCCCACGGAACACCCCACTGTTGGACGGTGTGAGACAGGGTTCAAAGCAGAAAGAACGGATGTGTATGGACAACAGGCCAGAGAATG GCAGTTTGGAGAACGGGTGTCTGACGCGCGTAAAAAAGGTAACCTTGATTTATCTGACTATTTTGGCTGA